One Serpentinicella alkaliphila DNA segment encodes these proteins:
- a CDS encoding CBO0543 family protein — MNDIKEMYDLVVKAHENLYDYWLKNILFTWQWWIGVLLTILPWAIWIKYRRKESTTRLLFAGTVTIIITYFLDLIGTILGLWYYKWKVIPLIPTYMPWDYTLFPVSIMFFLQVKPNASKYTKSFIFSIMSVGFEKLFVWLDFYKEVRWRSLYSFPIYIVIYLIVDCVVRQNYYKELKE, encoded by the coding sequence ATGAATGATATTAAAGAAATGTATGATCTAGTTGTTAAGGCACATGAAAATTTGTACGATTACTGGTTAAAAAATATTCTATTTACTTGGCAGTGGTGGATAGGTGTCCTATTAACTATACTACCATGGGCTATATGGATAAAATATAGGAGAAAAGAAAGTACTACTAGATTACTATTTGCTGGTACTGTTACAATAATTATTACTTATTTTCTAGATCTTATAGGTACTATCTTGGGACTTTGGTATTATAAATGGAAGGTTATACCTTTAATACCTACATATATGCCCTGGGATTATACTTTATTTCCTGTTTCAATAATGTTTTTTTTGCAAGTTAAACCTAATGCAAGTAAGTATACTAAATCTTTTATATTTTCAATTATGAGTGTAGGGTTTGAAAAACTTTTTGTCTGGTTAGACTTTTATAAAGAAGTTAGATGGAGATCATTGTATTCCTTTCCAATATATATAGTTATATACTTGATTGTGGATTGCGTTGTGAGACAGAATTACTATAAAGAATTGAAAGAGTAA
- the ispE gene encoding 4-(cytidine 5'-diphospho)-2-C-methyl-D-erythritol kinase — translation MKSITVKSRAKINLSLDVIGKRPDGYHEVQMIMQQVDLYDDIKIIENKDKNNIVVTSNCEFIPKNNTNIAYKAAELIKEQFNISYGINIHIQKNIPVAAGLAGGSANAAGVLKGLNEMWKLGLSTEELMDIGVKIGADVPFCILGSAALAEGIGERLTPLEGLKNTWVVLAKPSISVSTAEVYRNLDLDKITRRPETYKLIEAMKEQDLYTLSKDMANVLETVTERKHAVIRQLKSKMMEYNALGSMMSGSGPTVFGIFKNYKKAKAAYDNLLVINKQTYLTQTYNE, via the coding sequence ATGAAATCTATTACTGTTAAATCAAGAGCAAAGATTAATTTATCCCTAGACGTTATTGGAAAAAGGCCTGATGGTTACCATGAGGTCCAAATGATAATGCAACAAGTTGATCTTTACGATGACATAAAAATAATTGAGAATAAAGATAAAAATAATATAGTGGTTACAAGTAACTGTGAGTTTATTCCTAAAAACAACACAAATATTGCCTATAAGGCTGCAGAATTAATAAAAGAGCAATTTAACATCTCTTATGGAATTAATATTCATATTCAAAAAAATATACCCGTAGCTGCAGGGCTAGCCGGTGGTAGTGCAAATGCTGCTGGAGTATTAAAAGGGTTAAATGAAATGTGGAAATTAGGACTTTCAACGGAAGAATTGATGGATATAGGTGTGAAAATAGGTGCTGATGTTCCTTTTTGTATTTTGGGAAGTGCTGCTTTAGCTGAGGGAATTGGAGAGAGACTAACTCCTCTAGAAGGACTTAAAAATACATGGGTTGTTTTAGCTAAACCATCAATTTCTGTTTCTACAGCAGAGGTATACAGAAATCTGGATTTGGATAAGATTACAAGGAGACCAGAAACATACAAGCTAATAGAAGCTATGAAGGAGCAGGATTTATATACATTATCTAAAGATATGGCCAATGTATTAGAAACAGTTACAGAAAGAAAGCATGCAGTAATAAGACAACTTAAAAGTAAAATGATGGAATACAATGCCCTAGGAAGCATGATGTCTGGCAGTGGGCCAACAGTCTTTGGTATCTTTAAAAACTATAAGAAGGCAAAGGCTGCCTATGATAATTTATTAGTAATAAATAAACAGACATATTTAACACAAACATATAATGAATAA
- the pstB gene encoding phosphate ABC transporter ATP-binding protein PstB has protein sequence MNKISVKDLNLFYGDFQALKNISLDIEDKKVTALIGSSGCGKSTFLRTLNRMNDLIDGVKIEGKIALEDEDIYESDIDAVALRRRIGMVFQKPNPFPKSIYENVAYGPKRHGIKNKKQLDEIVETSLREAALWDEVKDRLNKSALGLSGGQQQRLCIARALAMKPEVLLMDEPTSALDPIATAKIEDLIFELKKNYTIVIVTHSMQQAARISDETAFFLMGDLIESGKTQKIFTTPLDKRTEDYITGRFG, from the coding sequence ATGAATAAAATATCCGTTAAAGACTTAAATTTATTTTACGGTGATTTTCAGGCACTTAAAAATATATCCTTAGACATTGAAGATAAAAAAGTAACTGCATTAATCGGTTCTTCAGGATGTGGAAAGTCAACTTTTTTAAGGACTTTAAATAGAATGAATGATTTAATTGATGGCGTAAAAATAGAAGGAAAAATAGCCTTAGAGGACGAAGATATATATGAGTCTGATATTGATGCGGTAGCTTTAAGAAGAAGAATAGGTATGGTTTTTCAAAAACCAAACCCATTTCCAAAATCAATATATGAAAATGTTGCATATGGGCCAAAAAGACATGGTATAAAAAATAAGAAGCAATTGGATGAGATAGTTGAGACTAGCTTACGTGAAGCGGCTCTTTGGGATGAAGTAAAAGATAGGTTAAATAAATCGGCTTTAGGTCTTTCGGGGGGACAACAGCAAAGACTTTGTATTGCTAGAGCACTTGCTATGAAGCCAGAGGTACTTCTAATGGATGAGCCAACATCTGCACTTGATCCAATTGCTACAGCTAAAATAGAAGATTTAATTTTTGAGCTTAAGAAAAACTATACTATAGTTATTGTAACTCATTCTATGCAACAGGCTGCAAGGATATCAGATGAAACTGCGTTCTTTCTAATGGGTGATCTTATTGAGTCTGGTAAAACTCAAAAAATATTTACCACACCTTTAGATAAGAGAACAGAGGATTATATTACAGGAAGGTTTGGATAA
- a CDS encoding leucyl aminopeptidase, with protein sequence MIIKSQKDNSRNIVVDALVLGIYEDVKSVREDLQILDEKIGNAIQSLIRDEEFKGKNSELTVIHTLGKIPAKKIILVGLGKTKDFNDDTVRKVAATAIRAANKSKCKTVAFDLLNGITNLEIKKSSQCICEGSLLGLYSFNKYKTNNENKQAYVNEIYILTNEDNNKIEEGILVGEALAKGTILARDLVNEPANHLTPTEMANIANKVAKDNGFEIEILEREDLDRLGMGCFVAVTQGTEQPPKLVVLKYNGGKKDDEVLALVGKGLTFDSGGISIKPSAGMEEMKGDMAGAAAVLGAMHTIGKLKPKINVIAVLGLCENMPSGRAIKPGDVVTSMAGKTVEIINTDAEGRLVLADCMGYAKKLGATKIVDLATLTGACLVALGTTTTALITNNEEWMGQLVKAANEANEMVWQLPSYPEYGELIKSSIADLKNTGGRYAGTITAGLFIGEFAGETPWVHMDIAGTAWSAKEAGYSAKGGTGVAVRTLYYLARNLEN encoded by the coding sequence ATGATTATAAAAAGTCAAAAAGACAATTCAAGAAACATTGTTGTTGATGCCCTGGTGTTAGGGATATACGAAGATGTTAAAAGTGTAAGAGAAGATTTACAAATACTAGATGAAAAAATTGGTAATGCTATACAAAGTTTAATTAGAGATGAAGAATTTAAAGGTAAAAATAGCGAGCTAACTGTTATACATACTTTAGGAAAAATACCTGCAAAAAAAATAATTTTAGTAGGATTAGGAAAAACAAAGGATTTCAATGATGACACAGTACGAAAAGTTGCTGCTACAGCAATAAGGGCTGCAAATAAATCTAAGTGTAAAACTGTTGCCTTTGATTTATTAAATGGTATAACAAACTTAGAGATTAAAAAATCATCCCAATGTATTTGTGAAGGTTCTTTACTTGGATTATATAGTTTTAATAAATATAAAACAAACAATGAAAATAAACAGGCATATGTAAATGAAATATATATACTTACAAATGAAGATAACAATAAAATAGAAGAGGGTATTTTAGTAGGCGAAGCCTTAGCTAAAGGTACTATTTTAGCAAGGGATTTAGTGAATGAGCCGGCAAACCATTTAACACCAACCGAAATGGCGAATATAGCTAATAAAGTTGCAAAGGATAATGGATTTGAAATTGAAATTTTAGAGAGAGAAGACTTAGATAGATTGGGCATGGGATGCTTCGTTGCAGTAACTCAAGGTACAGAGCAACCACCAAAACTTGTAGTATTAAAATATAATGGTGGTAAGAAGGATGATGAGGTATTGGCATTAGTAGGAAAAGGGTTAACCTTTGATTCTGGTGGAATATCTATAAAGCCGAGTGCAGGAATGGAAGAAATGAAAGGGGATATGGCAGGAGCAGCGGCTGTTCTTGGTGCTATGCACACTATTGGTAAGCTTAAGCCAAAGATTAATGTTATTGCAGTATTAGGTCTTTGTGAAAATATGCCTTCGGGTAGAGCTATAAAGCCAGGGGATGTAGTGACTTCCATGGCTGGTAAAACCGTAGAGATTATTAATACAGATGCTGAGGGAAGATTAGTATTAGCTGATTGCATGGGTTATGCTAAAAAATTAGGAGCTACAAAGATTGTTGATTTAGCAACTTTAACTGGAGCATGTTTAGTAGCCCTTGGAACAACTACAACAGCTTTAATTACTAATAATGAAGAATGGATGGGACAGTTAGTTAAGGCAGCCAATGAAGCTAATGAAATGGTTTGGCAATTACCTTCATACCCTGAATATGGCGAATTAATAAAGAGTAGCATTGCTGATTTAAAAAATACTGGTGGTAGATACGCAGGTACAATAACTGCAGGATTATTTATCGGAGAATTTGCTGGAGAAACACCATGGGTACATATGGATATTGCTGGAACTGCTTGGTCTGCTAAAGAAGCAGGCTATAGCGCAAAGGGCGGAACTGGAGTGGCAGTAAGAACACTTTATTACCTAGCAAGAAACTTAGAAAACTAA
- the argF gene encoding ornithine carbamoyltransferase: MPVNLKGRSLLTLKDFSPAEIMYLLELSKDLKIKKRMGLKEKLLEGKNIVLLFEKTSTRTRCAFEVAALDEGAHVTFLGSNDSQIGKKESIEDTAKVLGRYYDGIEFRGYKQETVEALAKHSGVPVWNGLTDLYHPTQILADMLTIMEHVHKPLNKVKFTYVGDARNNMGNSLLIGATKMGMDFRAVAPKSLFPSEELVNEMKEQAKVTGAKITLTEDVNEGVKDTDVIYTDVWVSMGEESQFEERIKLLRKYQVDLDMIKATENPGVIFMHCLPAFHDLETSVGQEIYEKFGLKEMEVTDEVFRSKHSVVFDEAENRMHTIKAVMVATL, encoded by the coding sequence ATGCCAGTTAATTTAAAGGGAAGAAGCTTGCTAACATTAAAGGATTTTTCTCCTGCAGAAATTATGTATTTATTAGAATTATCAAAGGACTTAAAAATAAAGAAAAGAATGGGCTTGAAGGAAAAACTATTAGAGGGTAAAAATATAGTCCTATTATTTGAGAAAACATCTACTAGAACTAGATGTGCATTTGAAGTTGCCGCACTAGATGAAGGGGCTCACGTAACTTTTTTAGGATCCAATGATTCACAAATTGGAAAAAAGGAGTCTATTGAGGATACTGCAAAAGTTTTAGGCAGATATTATGACGGAATAGAGTTTAGAGGATATAAGCAGGAAACTGTTGAAGCATTAGCTAAACACTCTGGAGTACCTGTATGGAATGGGCTTACAGATTTATATCATCCAACTCAAATATTAGCAGATATGTTAACTATAATGGAGCATGTACATAAGCCTTTAAATAAGGTGAAGTTTACTTATGTAGGTGATGCTAGAAATAATATGGGTAACTCTCTACTAATAGGGGCTACGAAAATGGGAATGGATTTTAGAGCCGTAGCACCCAAGTCCTTATTCCCTTCAGAGGAACTAGTTAATGAAATGAAAGAGCAGGCAAAGGTTACTGGAGCTAAAATAACCCTGACTGAAGACGTAAACGAAGGAGTTAAGGATACGGATGTAATCTATACGGACGTATGGGTTTCTATGGGAGAGGAAAGTCAGTTTGAGGAAAGAATTAAGCTCTTAAGAAAATATCAGGTCGATTTGGATATGATAAAGGCAACTGAAAACCCTGGTGTAATTTTTATGCACTGCCTGCCGGCATTCCATGATTTAGAAACTTCCGTTGGACAAGAAATTTATGAAAAGTTTGGACTAAAGGAAATGGAAGTTACTGATGAAGTGTTCAGAAGTAAACATTCTGTTGTATTTGATGAGGCAGAAAATAGAATGCATACAATAAAGGCTGTTATGGTAGCTACATTATAA
- a CDS encoding nucleotidyltransferase family protein translates to MNAVILAGEDNNKKSDIEHKAGILINGIPMINYVINALEQNSRISRIIVVGNKQKLKDIIKSNIDIIDGNGSMFDNFKTGIDYLNTNEKALIVTCDIPLITTNNIDDFLNKAIESNGDLCYPIIHKINCEEKYSDLKRTHVTLKEGIFTGGNIILVNPTITNKIEEKARVLIKHRKNPIAMTYNLGVGFLGKLLTKQLSVIELENHLSKLLNIRAKAIVTSFPELGCDVDREEHLEKIKKYII, encoded by the coding sequence ATGAACGCAGTTATTTTGGCTGGTGAAGATAATAATAAGAAAAGTGATATAGAGCATAAGGCAGGGATTCTAATTAATGGAATACCTATGATTAATTATGTTATAAATGCCCTAGAACAAAATTCGAGAATTAGTAGAATAATTGTAGTTGGAAATAAACAAAAGCTAAAAGATATAATTAAATCTAATATTGATATAATAGATGGTAATGGTTCAATGTTTGATAATTTTAAAACCGGTATAGATTACCTCAATACTAACGAGAAGGCACTCATAGTAACCTGTGATATCCCGTTAATAACCACTAATAATATAGATGACTTTTTAAATAAAGCTATAGAATCCAATGGAGATTTATGTTATCCAATAATACATAAAATAAATTGCGAAGAAAAATATTCTGATTTAAAAAGAACCCATGTAACTCTGAAGGAAGGTATATTTACGGGAGGAAACATAATTTTAGTTAATCCGACAATTACAAATAAAATTGAGGAAAAGGCCAGAGTACTTATAAAACATAGAAAGAACCCTATAGCTATGACATATAATTTAGGGGTAGGGTTTTTAGGTAAGCTACTTACAAAACAATTGTCAGTAATAGAATTGGAGAATCATTTATCAAAGTTATTGAATATTAGAGCTAAGGCTATTGTTACAAGCTTTCCTGAATTAGGATGCGATGTAGATCGGGAAGAGCATTTAGAAAAAATAAAAAAATATATAATATAG
- a CDS encoding Veg family protein, which translates to MADKSTLNDIRKSIEGYVGYKVTLKANKGRKRVMVREGVIENAYPNIFVVKIDGEFDSIRRVSYSYSDVLTETVQLTVSDDNKSIKVS; encoded by the coding sequence TTGGCTGACAAGAGCACATTAAACGATATCAGAAAAAGTATCGAGGGTTACGTAGGATACAAGGTGACGTTAAAAGCAAACAAAGGCCGTAAAAGGGTTATGGTTCGTGAAGGAGTTATAGAAAACGCATATCCAAATATTTTCGTAGTTAAAATTGATGGTGAGTTCGATTCTATACGAAGAGTATCCTATAGTTATTCAGATGTATTGACAGAAACTGTACAATTAACAGTAAGCGATGACAATAAAAGTATAAAAGTTAGTTAA
- a CDS encoding CBO0543 family protein — protein sequence MDYFHFIIAIVSVIFCYIFGAWQHWEKYYATILFFILGDLIYNIVFSKKLLWKYNSKALNHSLINLLVAFTVYPSTVLVYFAFYPDTLLFRVVYILIWTFAYTIVEYVGLKLKYFEHQYGWNTIATIIFNMGIFIILPLHQIKPPYAWTMSLVGLIFTLKLYEVNVLKLD from the coding sequence ATGGACTATTTTCATTTTATAATTGCAATAGTTTCAGTTATTTTTTGTTATATATTTGGTGCTTGGCAGCATTGGGAAAAATACTATGCCACAATCTTATTCTTTATACTTGGAGATTTAATTTATAATATTGTTTTTTCAAAGAAGTTACTTTGGAAATATAATAGCAAAGCTTTGAATCACTCCTTAATAAATCTATTAGTGGCATTCACCGTATACCCATCTACGGTGCTAGTATATTTTGCTTTTTATCCTGACACCTTATTGTTTAGAGTGGTATATATACTTATTTGGACATTTGCTTATACTATTGTAGAGTATGTCGGTTTAAAACTAAAATATTTTGAGCATCAATATGGTTGGAACACAATCGCTACTATTATTTTTAATATGGGTATATTTATAATTCTTCCATTACATCAGATTAAACCGCCTTATGCTTGGACTATGTCTTTAGTAGGGTTGATATTTACTTTGAAATTATATGAAGTAAATGTTTTAAAGCTAGATTAG
- a CDS encoding N-acetylmuramoyl-L-alanine amidase codes for MNNSVELYIKVYDVLNKEVKQMELEELIKELVAATMPLTFHIESLKSQAVIMRTNIMRQMKIYGGKGVGKGIGADISTDYYPNLMPLESYNEVWGKDYFNNLEILNRVTEETEAQVIFLQDKLIEARFHPVCGGSTENSENVDGNIVNYLRKVLCNYCKEAVYYKEYKDITLDEIEKKLGVRFIKTLPIKNMAIEEMFDNITRDEEGRVVKLSIAGKEFSGKEVMELLELNSTRFSWRPEKIRFYTRGKGDGLGLCLYGSNEMACRGKKYDEIIKYYYTGVSIEKIEKVSINCPLKGKDIVIDPGHGGDNCSDYRSSTGHREKDICLDICNLLKESLESLGAKVYMTRSEDVNVPLSERAYYANKIQPQFFLTIHQNYYSEPSISGAEIYYYRGDIEAMLLGQKIMEQINNRVGLINRGVRPADFYLLRDVKVSSLHIELGYLSNDNDLKLLTDDMTKKDLAESIAKGLLSYYL; via the coding sequence TTGAATAATTCAGTAGAACTTTATATTAAAGTATATGATGTATTAAATAAAGAAGTTAAACAAATGGAACTAGAAGAGTTAATAAAGGAGTTAGTAGCAGCAACAATGCCACTAACTTTTCATATAGAAAGTTTAAAAAGCCAAGCTGTTATTATGCGAACAAATATTATGAGACAAATGAAAATATATGGGGGGAAAGGTGTAGGAAAAGGTATTGGGGCAGATATATCTACAGACTATTATCCTAATCTTATGCCGTTAGAATCCTATAATGAAGTATGGGGAAAAGATTATTTTAATAATTTAGAAATATTAAATAGGGTTACAGAGGAGACTGAAGCCCAAGTGATTTTTTTGCAAGATAAATTAATCGAAGCTAGATTTCATCCTGTTTGTGGCGGGTCTACAGAAAATAGTGAGAATGTAGATGGGAATATAGTTAATTATCTGCGAAAAGTATTATGTAATTACTGTAAAGAAGCAGTATATTATAAGGAGTATAAGGATATTACATTAGACGAGATAGAAAAAAAGCTTGGTGTCAGATTTATTAAAACATTACCTATTAAAAACATGGCTATCGAAGAAATGTTTGATAATATTACGAGGGATGAAGAGGGTAGAGTAGTGAAGTTAAGTATAGCTGGGAAAGAGTTTAGTGGAAAAGAAGTAATGGAACTGCTAGAACTAAACTCCACAAGATTTAGTTGGAGACCTGAAAAAATTAGATTTTATACACGAGGAAAAGGTGATGGTCTAGGTTTGTGTTTATACGGCTCAAACGAAATGGCCTGTAGAGGCAAGAAATACGATGAAATAATTAAATACTACTATACTGGAGTTAGTATAGAAAAAATTGAAAAAGTAAGCATAAATTGCCCTCTTAAAGGTAAAGATATAGTAATTGATCCAGGACATGGCGGAGATAATTGTAGTGATTATAGAAGTAGTACTGGACATAGAGAAAAAGATATTTGTTTAGACATATGCAACTTACTCAAGGAAAGTTTAGAAAGCTTAGGGGCTAAGGTCTATATGACAAGAAGTGAGGATGTAAATGTTCCCTTAAGTGAAAGAGCCTATTATGCTAACAAAATTCAGCCTCAGTTTTTTCTGACTATTCATCAAAACTATTATAGTGAACCGAGTATTTCTGGTGCTGAAATATATTATTATCGTGGAGATATCGAAGCAATGCTACTTGGTCAGAAAATAATGGAACAAATTAATAATAGAGTAGGTCTAATTAATAGAGGAGTAAGGCCTGCAGATTTTTATTTGTTAAGAGATGTTAAGGTAAGTTCATTGCATATAGAATTAGGCTACTTATCTAATGATAATGACTTAAAATTGTTAACTGATGATATGACTAAGAAGGATTTAGCTGAATCTATTGCAAAAGGGTTGTTGAGCTACTATCTATAG
- a CDS encoding DUF3794 and LysM peptidoglycan-binding domain-containing protein — protein MPVELVKDMFKAEQLLGENMAQAIVEGDIIVPDSKPDITRILTVDGSIFVNKKEAKDNNLAVEGTIYFKILYASDKGDDPLYNMDSATEFKQTIEIPGLTSKMESDVAVEIEHVDYSINNDRKIGVKAVINILARGIEEKDIEIAKDVDGVEDVELLKNTIKYSTVVGSNSSNTLIKDAFELDEDMDPIKEILNWNGKAIAREVKVAEGKVIAAGTLFIELLYIADDEEYTLNVLKKEIPFTHFIEIPKANTDMQCAINMSLEELSTELKENVQGVRKILEFEGIVKLQAKVKDILEKEFLVDAYSPTKFLKVEKTKLSYNEAVGVNKTQMQFRDTLQVPKTNPPVIKVLSVQTKPILTDYNLLGSKVNVEGILEAVVLYTAEDNFQPIYSFTQELPFKYAIDMDNVDSDASAEVSLIVQEAESTLINGQQVDLKVNILITCDCYTSKSVEVVSGVEELDEIKNLSQKPSLTIYFYQKGDSLWKVAKRYNTTVKQLMETNNIDSPEDVKAGDHLIIEKTYSFKF, from the coding sequence ATGCCTGTAGAATTGGTAAAAGACATGTTTAAGGCAGAGCAACTTTTAGGTGAGAATATGGCTCAGGCGATTGTTGAAGGAGATATTATAGTTCCTGATTCAAAGCCTGATATTACAAGAATTTTAACAGTTGATGGCTCTATCTTTGTTAACAAAAAAGAAGCAAAGGATAATAACCTAGCGGTAGAGGGTACAATTTATTTTAAAATACTATACGCATCAGATAAAGGGGATGATCCACTCTATAATATGGATAGCGCAACGGAATTTAAGCAGACTATAGAAATCCCTGGTTTAACATCAAAAATGGAAAGTGATGTAGCAGTAGAAATAGAGCATGTTGATTATTCAATTAATAACGACAGAAAAATTGGTGTAAAGGCAGTAATAAATATTCTAGCTAGAGGTATTGAGGAAAAGGATATTGAAATAGCGAAAGATGTTGATGGAGTAGAGGATGTTGAGTTGTTAAAGAATACAATAAAGTATTCAACAGTGGTTGGTTCAAATTCTTCAAACACTTTAATTAAGGATGCCTTTGAATTAGATGAAGATATGGATCCTATAAAGGAAATATTGAATTGGAATGGAAAAGCTATAGCTAGAGAAGTGAAGGTGGCAGAAGGCAAGGTAATAGCTGCTGGGACTTTATTTATTGAACTTCTATACATAGCCGATGATGAAGAGTATACTCTTAATGTTCTAAAAAAAGAAATTCCATTTACACATTTTATAGAAATCCCTAAGGCTAATACTGATATGCAGTGTGCAATTAATATGAGCTTGGAAGAATTATCTACGGAATTGAAAGAAAACGTACAGGGAGTTAGAAAAATACTTGAGTTCGAAGGAATAGTAAAACTTCAAGCTAAAGTAAAAGATATTCTTGAAAAGGAATTTTTGGTTGATGCATATTCTCCAACTAAGTTTTTAAAAGTTGAAAAGACTAAGCTATCATATAATGAAGCAGTGGGAGTTAACAAAACTCAAATGCAGTTCAGAGACACTTTGCAAGTTCCTAAAACTAACCCACCAGTGATTAAAGTATTATCTGTACAAACAAAACCTATTTTGACAGACTACAATTTGTTAGGAAGTAAAGTGAATGTTGAAGGTATACTGGAAGCTGTAGTTCTTTATACGGCAGAGGATAACTTCCAACCAATTTATAGCTTTACTCAGGAGCTACCATTTAAGTATGCTATAGACATGGATAATGTAGATAGTGACGCTTCCGCTGAAGTTTCTTTAATCGTTCAAGAGGCTGAAAGTACATTAATAAATGGACAGCAAGTGGATCTTAAGGTAAATATATTAATAACCTGTGACTGCTATACTAGTAAGAGTGTAGAGGTTGTATCAGGTGTTGAAGAGCTAGATGAGATTAAAAACTTGAGCCAAAAACCGAGCTTAACAATATACTTCTATCAGAAGGGTGATTCCTTATGGAAGGTTGCAAAGAGGTATAATACAACAGTTAAGCAGCTTATGGAAACTAATAATATAGATAGCCCTGAGGATGTAAAGGCCGGGGATCATCTAATAATTGAGAAGACATATAGCTTTAAATTTTAA
- a CDS encoding thioredoxin family protein produces the protein MNIKIFEVVCCKGGKLENILIRALEELQIKVDFEVINDIQSILNEGILSPPTLKINNKIYISGRLPSVEQVKEAILKAKEEI, from the coding sequence ATGAATATTAAAATATTTGAAGTTGTTTGTTGCAAGGGTGGAAAGCTTGAAAATATATTAATACGAGCCTTAGAAGAGCTACAAATAAAAGTAGATTTTGAGGTTATCAATGATATTCAATCTATACTTAACGAGGGTATCCTTTCCCCACCTACTCTTAAAATAAACAACAAAATCTATATATCAGGTAGATTACCTTCAGTAGAGCAAGTGAAAGAGGCTATTTTGAAAGCCAAAGAAGAGATTTAA
- a CDS encoding FMN-binding protein codes for MDKKQIVAIILMPLLAIGILFGASALNPEAQAEFYEGVGKGYYGDIKVRVGVVEDKIHSIEIVEISDTPGFGDSAAQTVAGRIIEAQSTEVDIVSGATLSSRGTIEAVNNALENVEK; via the coding sequence ATGGACAAAAAACAAATTGTAGCAATTATTTTAATGCCTTTATTAGCTATTGGTATCCTGTTTGGTGCTTCAGCACTAAATCCTGAGGCCCAGGCTGAGTTTTATGAAGGAGTTGGCAAAGGATATTATGGAGATATAAAGGTTAGAGTAGGAGTAGTAGAAGATAAAATCCACAGTATTGAAATAGTTGAAATTAGCGATACGCCTGGTTTTGGAGATAGTGCAGCTCAAACAGTAGCAGGAAGAATTATTGAAGCACAATCTACAGAAGTTGATATAGTATCTGGGGCGACTTTATCAAGTCGTGGAACAATAGAAGCGGTTAACAATGCTTTAGAAAATGTTGAAAAATAA
- the phoU gene encoding phosphate signaling complex protein PhoU: MRSQFNNQLKDLNVKLIKMGAMVQEIIEMTIKSLTTLDLDLAKEVVVFDDKIDELELEIEMECMRLLALQQPMARDLRVIGTIMKIITDLERMGDNAVNISKETLKICEDKLIKPLVDIPRMAKLSEAMVIKCLDAFMKEDIEMALEVAQDDDAVDEIYERIYFELIEMMIEDPSIIQQATRLLFIGRYLERIADHATNIGERIIYMVTGELKEIN, from the coding sequence ATGAGAAGTCAATTTAACAATCAATTAAAGGATTTAAATGTAAAGCTAATAAAAATGGGAGCTATGGTTCAAGAAATTATTGAAATGACAATAAAATCTCTAACAACTTTAGATCTAGATTTAGCCAAAGAAGTAGTTGTTTTTGATGATAAAATAGATGAATTAGAGTTAGAGATAGAGATGGAATGTATGAGACTATTAGCCCTTCAGCAACCAATGGCCAGAGATTTAAGAGTTATAGGGACGATTATGAAAATAATAACAGACTTAGAAAGAATGGGCGATAATGCTGTAAATATATCAAAAGAAACTTTAAAAATATGTGAAGATAAACTAATAAAGCCTTTAGTGGATATACCTCGAATGGCTAAGCTTTCTGAGGCTATGGTAATAAAATGCTTAGATGCATTTATGAAAGAGGATATAGAAATGGCTCTAGAAGTGGCTCAAGATGACGACGCCGTTGATGAAATATATGAAAGAATCTATTTTGAATTAATAGAAATGATGATTGAGGATCCGTCTATTATACAGCAGGCCACTAGATTACTATTTATAGGTAGATATCTAGAGAGAATTGCTGATCATGCAACAAATATTGGAGAAAGAATTATCTATATGGTTACTGGGGAGTTAAAGGAAATTAACTAA